TGCGGCGGCGAGCGTCAGCTGTCCGGTGGCGCGCAATGTCACGTCGCCGCCGCCCGAGATGGCGGCGTTGACCGACAGGTTACGATAGGCGTCCAGGGTCAGGTCGCCCGAGCCCGTCCAGATCACCGGCGCGGCCACCGTGATGTCGCCTGCGCCGCCCGCGCCGCCGGCCGTGGTCTGCTGGGTGACGTTCGTGCCGCCGTTCAGGGTGGTGGTGATCGTCGAGGCCGCGGCCGCGTCGATCGTCAGGTCGTCGGGGTCGACCAGCCAGTCGCCGCCCCGGCCGGCGTCGATCCGCGCGGCGCCCAAGGTCAGGGTTCGACCCGAAGTCTCGATCCGCCCGCCGCCCAACGGGCCGCCCGCCAGGATGCTGGCGCCGCTGGCCACTGTCGTCCGCTCGGCCAGGTCCGCTCCAGTGCGGTAGCCGCTGGTCCCGATCAGCACCTCGCCGCCGGCGCCGGGGGCCGACACCCTGGCGGTGGACGCCAGGACGACGTCCTTGCCGTTGACCGTCACCTTGCCGCCCGCGCCCGACAGGTTGCTGGCGCTCAGAACGCCGGAGACCTCGACCACGCCCTTGGGCGCCGTGAGCCACAGCTGGCCGTCGATGGTCTGGCTGCCGGTGGCCTGGATCAAGCCGTCGCGATTGCCGGCCAGGGCGAAGACATTGCCCTCGGCGGCCTTCAGCGCCACGGCCGCGGCCTGGATGCGGCCGGTCTGGGTGACGTCGCCGCCGCCGGAGCGCACCGAGACGAACAGGCGATCGGCCTGGCCGTCGGCGGCGCCCAGCAGCACGTCGTCGGCGGCGGCCAGGGTGACCCGACCGTTGCCGGCGGTGATCGTTCCGCTGTTGGTCACCGAGCGGGCGATCATCACCACGCCGCCCTCGCGCGAGACGATCTCGCCGGCGTTGACGATCGCGCCGCCGGACTCGCCCTTCACGCTCAGCGGGCCGCCGGCCATGAACGCGTCGATGTTCATCTCGCGGGTCGAGGCGACGAAATTGCCGCCGGCGATCACCCGCCCGCCCGCGCCGATGATCACCCCGTTGGGGTTCATCAGATAGACCGAGCCGGTGGCCGACAGCAGGCCGTCGATCCGCGAGAGCTGTCCGCCCGTCACCCGGTTCAGGGTGGCCCCGTTGGCGTTGTTGATCAGCACCTTGCCGGTCTCGCCGATCGAGAAGTCGTTCCAGTTGATCACGCCACGCGCGGACACCTGGTCGATGGTCAGGAGGTTGGGCGAAGCGGAGGCGATCGCGCCTTCGCCCCTGACGAAAGCGCCGCCCGACGGCAAGGCGGCCGGCGCTTGAGCCAGGGCCGGCGCCGTGCCCGCGAGCATGAGCATGGTCCCGCCCAGCAGCCACGACCGCAGACGCTGGGCTCGCATCACGACGACCTCCCGCCAGCTGAAACCTTTGATCAGGCGTCAGTTTTGGCCCCCGCGCGAGGTCGGGCAATCAGGCGGATACCTAGGTCTGAGCTCCGAAAACGCTGGCTGGGAGGCTGGCCGCTTCCTCGAACGTCGGCTTCCCGACTCGTGGTCGACGACCTTGAGCTTTCGGCCCCGCGCGAGCGTGGCCCATGAAGAGAACTGGACCGCCAAAGGCTGCGAACTTGAAGGAACACGAGCCTGTCCGGCTAGGGATCTGGACCCTCACGCCCTGGGGTTTTCCTCGATACTCGCTGCCGACCGGCGCGCGCAAAGTCCCCCGCGAGCAGCGGCTCGCGAGGAAAACGCCATGGCCAAGAAGCCCAACATTCTCGTCATCTGGGGTGACGACATCGGCTGGCAGAATGTCAGCGCCTATGGCCTGGGCACCATGGGCTACACCACGCCCAATATCGACAGCATCGGCTATGAAGGCATCCGCTTCACCGACCACTACGCCCAGTCGTCCTGCACCGCTGGGCGAGCCTCGTTCATCACCGGCCAGTATCCGATCCGCTCGGGCATGACGACAGTGGGCATGCCGGGCGACCCCCTGGGCCTGCAACCGGAGTCGCCATGCCTGGCCGAGGTGATGAAGGCCCAGGGCTACGCCACCGGCCACTTCGGCAAGAGCCACCTGGGCGATCGCAACGAGCACCTGCCCACCAATCACGGCTTCGACGAGTTCTTCGGCAACCTCTACCACCTCAACGTCTCCGAGGAGGAAGAGCAGCGCGACTACCAGAACTTCGCCAAGGGCTATGCGGGCAGTCTTGAAGCCTACGAGAACAAGTTCGGCGCGCGCGGCGTGATCCACAGCTTCGCCACCGACAAGGACGATCCGACCGTCGACCCGCGCTTCGGCAAGATCGGCAAGCAGACCATCAAGGACACCGGTCCGCTGCACCAGGAGCGCATGCACGACGTCGACGGGGCCGAGTTCATCCCCAAGGCGCTGGACTTCATGAAAAAGGCCAAGGCCGACGACAAGCCGTTCTTCGTCTGGCTCAATTCCAGCCGCATGCACCTCTATACGCGCCTGAACGAGCAGTGGCGTTACGCGGCCGAGAAGTACACTTCCGAGGTCGACCTACACGGCTCGGGCATGCTGCAGCACGACCACGACGTCGGCGTGGTGCTGGAGTTCCTCAAGGCCAACGGGCTCGAGGAGGACACCATCGTCTGGTATTCCACCGACAACGGCCCCGAGCACTCGTCCTGGCCGCACGGCGGCACGACCCCGTGGCGCGGGGAGAAGATGACCACCTACGAGGGCGGGGTGCGGGTGATCTCGATGATCCGCTGGCCGGGCCACATCAAGCCGGGGCAGTTGCTCAACGGCATCCAGGCTCATCAGGACATGTTCACCAGCCTGGCGGTCGCCGCCGGCGTGACCGACGTGGTCGAGAAGGTGAAGGCCGAGAAGAAGCAGTACATCGACGGGGTCAACAACCTGCCCTACTGGACCGGCGAGGCCACGGAATCGGCGCGCAACTACATCTTTCACTACAGCGAGAGCAAGCTGACGGCGGTGCGGTTGGGGCCGTGGAAGTGGCACTTCGCGACCACCGAGGACTATTACGGCACCATCACTGGGCGGAGTAAGCCGATGGTGTTCAACATCCGCATGGACCCGTTCGAATCCTACGCCAGCACGGACGCTTACGGCCACCTTCTGCAGAAGGTGTCGTGGATGGTCGCGCCGATCGGCGAACTGATGAAGGAACACCTGGGCACCTTGGCCGAATATCCGCCGGTGCAGGGCGGCAAGTCGTTCGACATGTCGCAGGTGGTCGAGCAGTTCCTCAGCCACGGGCATGATTGAGGCGACACGAAAGCGGGTCTTCCACACGAACGCGTGACGTGCGTCGGCCTGAAGTACGGACGCGCTGGGCCGAGGGGATTTACGTGCCGGCCTATGTGCGCCGTTACCCGTTCGTGTTCATCGAGGCCGGGAACGGCAAGCCTTCGGCCCTGACCCAGGGGGCCATGGCCTTCTGCGGCGAATTCCACGCCCAACACCTGCAGACCCGGGCCTTCGGCGCGGCCTTGGTGCAATTCCACCTGGCTTCGCTGGAGCGCTTCACCGACTTGCTGGGTCGTGAAAGCCAGAATGTGGCGGCCACTGACGATGAATTGTCATCAGACGGTGGCAAAAGCGCCAAGAGATCCACCGTCCGCCCCTCCAAGAAAGACCAGGTCATGGCGTTGCTTCCCGTTCGCGTTCTCACGCTTGTTTTTCTCGCCGGCGCGGCGACGCCGGCTCTGGCCCAAGCCCCGGCCGGCCAGGCCGCCCCGTCGCTGGGCGGCAATCCCGTGCCTGGCGTGTGCCTGCTGTCGCGCGAGGCGATCTTCGCCAACGCCAAGGTCGGCGTGGCCGCCTCGGCCCGGCTGCAGCAACTGACCCAGGAGGCCCAGGCCGAGGTCGAGACCGACCGCAAGGCGCTGGATGTGGACCTGAAGGCCTATCAGGCCGAGCAGGCCAAGCTGACCCCGGCCCAGCGCCAGGCCAAGGAACAGGCCCTGGCGCCGCGCGTCCAGGCCATGCAGGCCAAGGCTCAGCAGCGCTCGCGCGAGATCGAGGCCACCCGCGAAAAGGCCCTGGCCCAGATCTCCACCGCGGCCCAGCCGGTGATCGCCCAGGCCTACAAGGCCAAGAGCTGCGGCCTGCTGATCGACCGGGGCGGCGTGCTCGGCGGCAACCTGACCAACGACCTGACCGCCGACGTGGTCAAGGGGCTGGACGCGACCATGACGACCATCAGTTTCAACCGCGAAGTCCTGCCGGCCGCGCCGCGCTGACGAGATAGGGCGAGCCGCTCAAAGCGCCGAGCGGCTCGCCCTATCTCAACTTGAAAGGACATCCGGTGCGCAGACTTCTTGCCTCACTCGCCGCGGTCGTCGGCCTGTCGCCCTCGGCGGCCGGCGCCGCGACGCCGACCACGATGTCGCCCCAGGCGGCGCCCGCGGCCTGGGTCGCTTACGCCAACCTGGTCAATCAGGCGATCACCAGTCAGCTCGGCGGATTCGATCCCGCCGCCACGCGGCTGCGCGACTATCTGGACGAAATCCCGGGGGCGACACCGGAGGGCCGCGTTCAACTGCCGCTCCGGGTCTGGATCGATGGCGCGGGGGTGATCACCCGGATCGATTTCGCGCTCTTCGCCCATCCCGAGCCCAACGCCGACCTCCAGGCCCTGCTGGTCGGCCATCGCCTGCCGCAAGTTCCGCCCAAGGCCATGCTGCTGCCGATCCGCTTGATGATCGGGCTGGAGCCAGCGCCGGCCGACGCG
The window above is part of the Caulobacter soli genome. Proteins encoded here:
- a CDS encoding OmpH family outer membrane protein yields the protein MRRPEVRTRWAEGIYVPAYVRRYPFVFIEAGNGKPSALTQGAMAFCGEFHAQHLQTRAFGAALVQFHLASLERFTDLLGRESQNVAATDDELSSDGGKSAKRSTVRPSKKDQVMALLPVRVLTLVFLAGAATPALAQAPAGQAAPSLGGNPVPGVCLLSREAIFANAKVGVAASARLQQLTQEAQAEVETDRKALDVDLKAYQAEQAKLTPAQRQAKEQALAPRVQAMQAKAQQRSREIEATREKALAQISTAAQPVIAQAYKAKSCGLLIDRGGVLGGNLTNDLTADVVKGLDATMTTISFNREVLPAAPR
- a CDS encoding arylsulfatase; amino-acid sequence: MAKKPNILVIWGDDIGWQNVSAYGLGTMGYTTPNIDSIGYEGIRFTDHYAQSSCTAGRASFITGQYPIRSGMTTVGMPGDPLGLQPESPCLAEVMKAQGYATGHFGKSHLGDRNEHLPTNHGFDEFFGNLYHLNVSEEEEQRDYQNFAKGYAGSLEAYENKFGARGVIHSFATDKDDPTVDPRFGKIGKQTIKDTGPLHQERMHDVDGAEFIPKALDFMKKAKADDKPFFVWLNSSRMHLYTRLNEQWRYAAEKYTSEVDLHGSGMLQHDHDVGVVLEFLKANGLEEDTIVWYSTDNGPEHSSWPHGGTTPWRGEKMTTYEGGVRVISMIRWPGHIKPGQLLNGIQAHQDMFTSLAVAAGVTDVVEKVKAEKKQYIDGVNNLPYWTGEATESARNYIFHYSESKLTAVRLGPWKWHFATTEDYYGTITGRSKPMVFNIRMDPFESYASTDAYGHLLQKVSWMVAPIGELMKEHLGTLAEYPPVQGGKSFDMSQVVEQFLSHGHD